From the Ciconia boyciana chromosome 28, ASM3463844v1, whole genome shotgun sequence genome, one window contains:
- the FLT3LG gene encoding fms-related tyrosine kinase 3 ligand isoform X2 yields MDPAPGSALVPLLLLLAVPPGGCCSFDFNPISSTFSTHVDALTPWLILDYPVAMPSNLEMDPQGCVQLETVNVSQLLGTLVQHLRGLQGRPLHFPGCARLRCRPGPPLTTPAVQHEGTLGSRPGPPAPGIHGLVLLGGSGGPGPGGGGLGPVEAALRPGDPGIQAGWDLSGQAGSQGRTQAGLRCWCCRIGAAGEMGTPRLSPGGTEGPWGLQGSPSGGRDGTPQSHRETGGPWPLTATPRGP; encoded by the exons ATGGACCCGGCCCCCGGCTCCGCTCTG gtccccctcctgctcctcctggccgTGCCCCCCGGCGGCTGCTGCTCCTTCGACTTCAACCCCATCAGCAGCACCTTCAGCACCCACGTGGACGCCCTG ACCCCCTGGCTGATCCTGGACTACCCCGTGGCGATGCCCAGCAACCTGGAAATG gacccccagggctgtgtccagctgGAGACGGTGAATGTGTCGCAGCTGCTGGGAACCCTCGTGCAGCACctgagggggctgcaggggcgaCCCCTCCACTTCCCCGGCTGCGCCCGCCTGCGCTGCCGCCCAG gccccccgcTGACCACCCCTGCGGTGCAGCATGAGGGGACCCTGGGGTCCAggccgggcccccccgcccccggcatCCAcgggctggtgctgctggggggctcggggggccctgggcctggcggcggcggcctggGTCCTGTGGAGGCGGCCCTGCGCCCAG GGGACCCTGGCATCCAAGCAGGATGGGACCTGAGCGGCCAAGCGGGGAGCCAGGGACGGACTCAG GCTGGCCTGAGATGCTGGTGCTGCAGGATCGGGGCTGCTGGAGAGATGGGGACCCCCCGGCTCTCCCCCGGAGGCACGGAGGGaccctgggggctgcaggggagccccTCTGGGGGCCGTGACGGGACCCCCCAGAGCCACAGAGAGACTGGGGGGCCCTGGCCCCTCACAGCCACCCCACGGGGCCCATAA
- the FLT3LG gene encoding fms-related tyrosine kinase 3 ligand isoform X1, producing the protein MDPAPGSALVPLLLLLAVPPGGCCSFDFNPISSTFSTHVDALTPWLILDYPVAMPSNLEMDPQGCVQLETVNVSQLLGTLVQHLRGLQGRPLHFPGCARLRCRPGPPLTTPAVQHEGTLGSRPGPPAPGIHGLVLLGGSGGPGPGGGGLGPVEAALRPALAGDPGIQAGWDLSGQAGSQGRTQAGLRCWCCRIGAAGEMGTPRLSPGGTEGPWGLQGSPSGGRDGTPQSHRETGGPWPLTATPRGP; encoded by the exons ATGGACCCGGCCCCCGGCTCCGCTCTG gtccccctcctgctcctcctggccgTGCCCCCCGGCGGCTGCTGCTCCTTCGACTTCAACCCCATCAGCAGCACCTTCAGCACCCACGTGGACGCCCTG ACCCCCTGGCTGATCCTGGACTACCCCGTGGCGATGCCCAGCAACCTGGAAATG gacccccagggctgtgtccagctgGAGACGGTGAATGTGTCGCAGCTGCTGGGAACCCTCGTGCAGCACctgagggggctgcaggggcgaCCCCTCCACTTCCCCGGCTGCGCCCGCCTGCGCTGCCGCCCAG gccccccgcTGACCACCCCTGCGGTGCAGCATGAGGGGACCCTGGGGTCCAggccgggcccccccgcccccggcatCCAcgggctggtgctgctggggggctcggggggccctgggcctggcggcggcggcctggGTCCTGTGGAGGCGGCCCTGCGCCCAG cccttgcAGGGGACCCTGGCATCCAAGCAGGATGGGACCTGAGCGGCCAAGCGGGGAGCCAGGGACGGACTCAG GCTGGCCTGAGATGCTGGTGCTGCAGGATCGGGGCTGCTGGAGAGATGGGGACCCCCCGGCTCTCCCCCGGAGGCACGGAGGGaccctgggggctgcaggggagccccTCTGGGGGCCGTGACGGGACCCCCCAGAGCCACAGAGAGACTGGGGGGCCCTGGCCCCTCACAGCCACCCCACGGGGCCCATAA
- the FLT3LG gene encoding fms-related tyrosine kinase 3 ligand isoform X3: MDPAPGSALTPWLILDYPVAMPSNLEMDPQGCVQLETVNVSQLLGTLVQHLRGLQGRPLHFPGCARLRCRPGPPLTTPAVQHEGTLGSRPGPPAPGIHGLVLLGGSGGPGPGGGGLGPVEAALRPALAGDPGIQAGWDLSGQAGSQGRTQAGLRCWCCRIGAAGEMGTPRLSPGGTEGPWGLQGSPSGGRDGTPQSHRETGGPWPLTATPRGP, encoded by the exons ATGGACCCGGCCCCCGGCTCCGCTCTG ACCCCCTGGCTGATCCTGGACTACCCCGTGGCGATGCCCAGCAACCTGGAAATG gacccccagggctgtgtccagctgGAGACGGTGAATGTGTCGCAGCTGCTGGGAACCCTCGTGCAGCACctgagggggctgcaggggcgaCCCCTCCACTTCCCCGGCTGCGCCCGCCTGCGCTGCCGCCCAG gccccccgcTGACCACCCCTGCGGTGCAGCATGAGGGGACCCTGGGGTCCAggccgggcccccccgcccccggcatCCAcgggctggtgctgctggggggctcggggggccctgggcctggcggcggcggcctggGTCCTGTGGAGGCGGCCCTGCGCCCAG cccttgcAGGGGACCCTGGCATCCAAGCAGGATGGGACCTGAGCGGCCAAGCGGGGAGCCAGGGACGGACTCAG GCTGGCCTGAGATGCTGGTGCTGCAGGATCGGGGCTGCTGGAGAGATGGGGACCCCCCGGCTCTCCCCCGGAGGCACGGAGGGaccctgggggctgcaggggagccccTCTGGGGGCCGTGACGGGACCCCCCAGAGCCACAGAGAGACTGGGGGGCCCTGGCCCCTCACAGCCACCCCACGGGGCCCATAA